A stretch of Triticum aestivum cultivar Chinese Spring chromosome 1D, IWGSC CS RefSeq v2.1, whole genome shotgun sequence DNA encodes these proteins:
- the LOC123182634 gene encoding transcription factor VOZ1, translating to MAGDPTGGGGGSAAGKGPRSSTRHQQFRDRAKTRVDDLQEIFSGLQSARKESRSADAAVLEEQVHQMLREWRAELSVASPASSLQNSLGNNQGAADPPSETLRLLQLAIDEEDDATSKLAQPMQPSRQDGHQNLNPGLQVHGGTVDGGADASQQSMGHGMQGEVADVANALFSDQMYYIDHELSIDDFLHGSNPDGLNNLQGTGQPEHQQFNLPLDLQHSNNSYADANNSVQSTGDVFFHMSDLLTTVGPSPSQYLGPKCALWDCGRPVRGSEECQDYCNPYHAGLALSDDGLLGTRPVMRPRGIDLKDGPLFDALCAKVQGKNVGIPVCEGAATSKSPWNAHELFDLSLLEGESLREWLFFDRPRRAFESGNRKQRSLPDYNGRGWHESRKQVMKDFGGLKKSYYMDPQPSSNYEWHLFEYEINDSNTLALYRLEFKASDPKRSVKSKLGSSSLNEIQQQMVKLSANSPVDNKRGARSKTKASQKDTNANTYPALKTTNQAGASNAYEAVPLNIPNQASAPNAYQTVAPSIPNQDSTSNAYEDASQVDPMSYLNENVVYGPHLPYGYPDGKGDFYWNPSGGA from the exons ATGGCGGGCGAtccgaccggcggcggcggcggctccgcggCGGGCAAGGGTCCCCGCTCGTCGACGCGGCACCAGCAGTTCCGCGACCGCGCCAAGACCCGCGTGGACGACCTCCAGGAGATCTTCTCCGGCCTCCAGTCCGCCCGCAAGGAGAGCCGCTCCGCCGACGCCGCCGTCCTCGAGGAGCAGGTCCACCAGATGCTCCGTGAGTGGCGGGCCGAGCTCAGCGTCGCCTCCCCCGCCTCCTCCCTCCAG AACTCGCTGGGGAACAACCAGGGCGCCGCGGATCCACCGTCGGAGACGCTGCGGCTGCTGCAGCTGGCGATTGATGAGGAGGACGACGCCACCAGCAAGCTGGCGCAGCCGATGCAGCCCTCCCGGCAGGACGGTCATCAGAATCTCAACCCCGGACTGCAAGTACATGGGGGGACTGTGGATGGCGGCGCCGACGCGTCACAGCAGTCAATGGGTCATGGAATGCAGGGAGAAGTAGCTGATGTTGCTAATGCATTGTTCAGTGATCAG ATGTACTATATAGACCATGAACTTAGTATTGATGATTTTCTTCATGGGTCAAACCCAGATGGCCTCAATAACCTGCAAGGGACTGGTCAGCCGGAACATCAACAGTTCAATCTGCCACTAGATCTGCAACATTCTAATAATTCATATGCTGATGCAAATAACTCTGTGCAAAGTACTGGAGATGTTTTTTTCCACATGTCAGATTTGCTCACAACAGTCGGCCCGTCACCTTCTCAATATTTGGGGCCAAAATGTGCACTCTGGGATTGTGGTCGACCTGTGCGAGGATCAGAAGAGTGTCAAGACTACTGCAACCCGTATCATGCTGGTTTAGCTTTGAGTGATGATGGTCTTCTGGGGACAAGGCCTGTGATGCGTCCAAGGGGTATTGATTTGAAAGATGGGCCCCTATTTGATGCTCTTTGTGCAAAAGTCCAAGGAAAAAATGTTGGTATTCCTGTCTGTGAAGGGGCTGCAACGTCAAAATCACCTTGGAATGCACATG AACTTTTTGATCTTTCTCTTCTTGAGGGTGAATCTCTTAGGGAATGGTTATTCTTTGACAGACCAAGAAGGGCATTTGAGAGCGGCAACCGCAAGCAAAGGTCGTTGCCAGATTACAACGGCCGTGGATGGCATGAATCAAGGAAGCAAGTGATGAAGGACTTTGGGGGCCTGAAGAAATCCTATTACATGGACCCGCAACCATCCAGCAACTATGAGTGGCACCTTTTCGAATATGAGATCAATGATTCTAACACTCTAGCCTTGTACCGGCTTGAGTTCAAGGCTTCTGATCCTAAAAGGAGTGTTAAATCAAAACTGGGCAGCAGTTCACTCAACGAAATCCAGCAGCAAATGGTCAAGCTTAGCGCAAACAGTCCGGTGGACAACAAGCGGGGTGCTAGGAGCAAGACAAAGGCTAGTCAAAAGGACACCAATGCGAATACATATCCAGCTCTCAAGACCACCAATCAAGCGGGTGCTTCAAATGCTTATGAAGCAGTGCCCCTCAACATCCCCAATCAGGCCAGTGCCCCCAATGCTTACCAAACAGTGGCTCCCAGCATCCCCAATCAGGACAGTACCTCGAATGCCTATGAAGATGCATCACAGGTGGACCCGATGTCATATCTGAATGAAAACGTCGTCTATGGACCTCATCTCCCATATGGTTACCCCGACGGAAAAGGCGACTTCTACTGGAACCCCAGTGGAGGCGCCTGA